The region GCGCAGGAGTGGCAGCGCAGACGAGGATTTGCGAGCAGCCCGCTGCCGCTCGATGTGCAGCCAATTGAGCTGGCGATGCTGTGGCATCAGCGCCACAGCAGCGATCCGGCGGTAATGTGGCTGAAAGAGTTTATTGCTAAGCGCCTTAACTGACGCGTTCTGCCCGGTTTGCGCGGGCGGAGTGCGGGTTATTTCAGGCTCTCGCCGTTACTGGCGATGACAGCGCGATACCAGCAGAAATAGTTCTTACTGCTGCATACCGGAGCCGCTGCCGTTATCTCACGTTCGACATCAATAAAACTGCAACGTCTGGCGATCTCCGCTTTGGCGGCGCTTTCCAGATCAATCGGCTTTCACCGGGTGTAACTCATCACCACTTGTGCGCGCGGCCGCCACCCGGCACCACTACAACAACGTTGTTTACTGTTTTGGCGCTATTCATTCAGACCCCGGAAACAAAAAAACCTGACCTCCGGCAGTTGCCAGATGATCAGGTTTCGCCTGCTTGCACAGTAACAACCCACACCCGCACTTCAACCCAGCTTTATTCGAGCGCATAACGAGACAGCCTGCGAAAGGTTCACCGGCGCGTGTCAGACGCCAACGCGGCTGCGCTGGCGGGCGATCGCTTGTGCGATATCGGCGGAATGTTTATAGGCGCGGATCTCGGTAAACAACTCGCTGGCCTCAGAATATTCTTTGCGTAAATAGCCGAGCCACTGTTTGATGCGCGCAACGTGATACAAACCGGTATCGCCCTGCTTTTCCAGCCGCGAATATTTCGCCAGTAGCGCTACAACCTCCGGCCACGGCATACGCGGCTCGTTGTACTTCACCACCCGGCTCAGATTCGGCACATTCAGTGCGCCACGACCAATCATCACCGCATCGCAGCCGGTGGCGGCCATACAATCCTGCGCACTTTGCCAGTCCCAGATCTCGCCATTGGCAATCACCGGAATGGTTAACCGCTTGCGGATCTCGCCGATGGCGTGCCAGTTAATGCACTCCGCTTTGTAGCCATCTTCTTTGGTGCGCCCGTGTACCACCAGTTCGCTGGCGCCGGCCTGCTGTACCGCATCGGCAATTTCAAACGCGCGTGCGGGGCTGTCCCAGCCAAGACGCACTTTTACCGTCACCGGCAGGTGCGACGGCACCGCTTCACGCATCGCTTTTGCGCCACGGTAAATAAGCTCAGGATCTTTGAGCAACGTCGCGCCACCACCGCTGCCGTTGACCAGCTTCGACGGGCAACCACAGTTGAGATCGACGCCCCAGGAGCCCAGTTCAACCGCGCGCGCCGCATTTTCCGCCAGCCACTGCGGGTATTGTCCTAAGAGTTGAATACGCACCAGCGTACCGGAAGGCGTACGGCTTTGACGATGCAGTTCCGGGCAGATTTTATAGAAGGATTTTACCGGCAGGCGTTGATCCACCACGCGCAAGAATTCGGTGATGCATAAATCATAATCGTTAACCTCGGTCAGCAGCTCGCGCACCAGCGAATCGAGCACGCCTTCCATCGGCGCCAGTAATACACGCATATCTCGCCCCATAAAAAAGAGGCGCCATAGTAGCGTCTCTGTTCAGGCGTGGAAAGTGCCTTTCTTCACTACACTTTTGGCTATATCGCGCGGTAAATCTTGTGGGAATGCATAACGTTCCTGAATGGAATGTTTGGTATGCTCACAATTCATGATGTGATCAGTAGCACGTTTTTCGCTTTAATTGTATGATGAATGCGTTTCGACAAGGGCTTTCACCATGAGTAACTCACTGAATATTTTCTGGCAGTACCTTCGTGCGTTTGTGCTTATTTACGCTTGTCTCTACGCAGGCATTTTTGTTTCATCGCTGCTGCCTATTGCTATTCCGGGCAGCATTATCGGCATGCTGATTATGTTCGTGCTGCTGGCGCTGCAAATTCTGCCCGCCAAATGGGTAAATCCCGGCTGCTTTATTTTGATCCGTTACATGGCGCTGCTGTTCGTGCCCATCGGTGTTGGCGTAATGCAATATTACGACCTGTTGCGCGCGCAGTTCGGCCCGATTGTTGTTTCCTGTGCGGTGAGCACAATTATCGTCTTTTTGGTGGTGAGCTGGAGCACCCATCTGGTGCACGGCGAGCGTAAGGTGGCAGGACAAAAAGGGCAGAAAGAATGATGGCGTATATCTGGTGGTCGTTACCGCTGACACTGGCGGTGTTTTTCGCCGCGCGTAAACTCGCCACGCGTTTCAAGCTACCGCTGCTCAACCCGCTGCTGGTGGCGATGGTGGTGATTATCCCGATCCTGCTGGTAACGGGCATTCCGTATGACCACTACTTCCAGGGCAGTAAAATTCTTAACGATCTGCTGCAACCCGCTGTTGTTGCGCTGGCGTTTCCGCTCTATGAGCAGTTACATCAGATTCGCGCCCGCTGGAAATCGATCATTACTATCTGCTTTATCGGCAGCATGGTGGCGATGTTTTCCGGTACCGCTGTGGCGCTGCTGATGGGCGCGACACCAGAAATTGCGGCGTCGATATTACCCAAATCCGTCACCACACCGATCGCGATGGCGGTTGGCGGCAGCATTGGCGGTATCCCGGCAATCAGTGCGGTCTGCGTGATCTTTGTTGGCGTATTGGGCGCGGTGTTCGGCCATACCTTGCTGAACCTGATGCGTATCACCACGAAATCGGCACGCGGGCTGGCAATGGGCACCGCCTCGCATGCGCTGGGCACCGCGCGCTGCGCCGAGCTGGATTATCAGGAAGGGGCTTTCAGTTCGCTGGCGCTGGTGATTTGCGGGATTATCACTTCGCTGGTCGCCCCGTTTCTGTTCCCGGTTATCCTCGCGCTGCTGGGCTAAAATTTGCGATACGTCGCGCATTTTTCGTTTGAGTTTCATAAGTTGCACATACAGTGTGAAGTGAATCACACATAGAGGCCAGGCAGCCCCGTAAACTACGATTCCAATACACTGCTATGAGGCACCGCTATGCATTCACGTTTTCACACTGCTTTTTCCGGGCTTGCGGAGAATTTACAGACCGCACTGGCTCCTCTGCTGGCGGATGAGCACTTCCCCGCCATGCTGAGCGCAGAGCAGGTGGCAACATTGCAAAGCGCGACGGGGCTGGACGAGGACGCGCTGGCGTTTGCGTTGCTGCCGCTCGCCGCCGCCTGCGCCCGCACCGACCTTTCCCACTTTAACGTGGGCGCGATTGCGCGTGGCGTCAGCGGAACATGGTACTTCGGTGCCAATATGGAGTTTTCTGGCGCGA is a window of Enterobacter sp. R4-368 DNA encoding:
- the dusC gene encoding tRNA dihydrouridine(16) synthase DusC, translated to MRVLLAPMEGVLDSLVRELLTEVNDYDLCITEFLRVVDQRLPVKSFYKICPELHRQSRTPSGTLVRIQLLGQYPQWLAENAARAVELGSWGVDLNCGCPSKLVNGSGGGATLLKDPELIYRGAKAMREAVPSHLPVTVKVRLGWDSPARAFEIADAVQQAGASELVVHGRTKEDGYKAECINWHAIGEIRKRLTIPVIANGEIWDWQSAQDCMAATGCDAVMIGRGALNVPNLSRVVKYNEPRMPWPEVVALLAKYSRLEKQGDTGLYHVARIKQWLGYLRKEYSEASELFTEIRAYKHSADIAQAIARQRSRVGV
- a CDS encoding CidA/LrgA family protein; translated protein: MSNSLNIFWQYLRAFVLIYACLYAGIFVSSLLPIAIPGSIIGMLIMFVLLALQILPAKWVNPGCFILIRYMALLFVPIGVGVMQYYDLLRAQFGPIVVSCAVSTIIVFLVVSWSTHLVHGERKVAGQKGQKE
- a CDS encoding CidB/LrgB family autolysis modulator, encoding MMAYIWWSLPLTLAVFFAARKLATRFKLPLLNPLLVAMVVIIPILLVTGIPYDHYFQGSKILNDLLQPAVVALAFPLYEQLHQIRARWKSIITICFIGSMVAMFSGTAVALLMGATPEIAASILPKSVTTPIAMAVGGSIGGIPAISAVCVIFVGVLGAVFGHTLLNLMRITTKSARGLAMGTASHALGTARCAELDYQEGAFSSLALVICGIITSLVAPFLFPVILALLG